From a region of the Dictyostelium discoideum AX4 chromosome 2 chromosome, whole genome shotgun sequence genome:
- a CDS encoding leucine-rich repeat-containing protein (Similar to LRR) — protein sequence MQEPLEITPSDQNYIYEQLSPLGGLFGEEVTCQCPIYSTDEAGDVELVPRILVIGKYRILLIKKEKGEKKVLKKNIHLYDLIEVSEPIINCNFNAMPNIIEIKYRDNSSTGGSGGGGGGGGAAAGGGGGAMTGGATSASQALHNQSQIKSFIIQSPSREIEIIIVKTLALTSWSISKGFPQEYIMRVNLNNPPNRYPQLKFDHDIGIADGKGIAECYIAHSHYFNTKSTLDYLRHLETLYQSRYPELDLSDIAGIDATSSLGFNLYTGIICLRHNRFIRSLKANSIPHINVTSAIGEMMLTNKTITQLEITNLLTEQSFTPIGNFLKNNPFTSLQILNLSNNTMNNESVVGLCDGLANFNHSLLSLNLSGCSIPTKGVALLFNSLQKNFGMSLTLEELILSDNRFQDAGSSAMSSWLNKTRGYNRLKRLILSNSQLNIGMIAPSLKVLSCIESLDLSKNSINIQSCRTLSMDGLEGIESREFKNLNLSSCGLVGESIATLLVALSRNSKLHNLTLNLQRNGFAQKTALILIQLLPQCAKSFLTGLDLSFNSFNARQLADIVQSLMGTCIESLDIGNNYLDSDLVLKVAELVKDNGLVKLGIGHQSKPLSSALHPLLLAVGSSKTMQVLDIVGNELNDHGACILADCLRHNKTLKRLYINGNKFTYVGWMSLSSPFIFYRNTTLLHLDLPTLSDPIQLSDSNSTILSPIKRDQMERDTFSKVRLQLILNKNKVPQSSRFAYLPNYDEPPTYVAPIATVPEHLLVYCTILPSAIDQMEKINLNSLNGNISNGNNSIRINLAIGGNGTVGHSSSTNTGSGGGGGNIRPSLSSIFSKPISLINDIRGGGGSSDTINSNNNSRVSTPLSWNENDNYNRNDDDKEELK from the exons ATGCAAGAACCATTAGAAATTACTCCATCAGACCAAa attatatTTATGAACAATTATCACCATTGGGTGGATTATTTGGTGAAGAAGTTACATGTCAATGTCCAATATATTCAACAGATGAAGCAGGTGATGTTGAATTAGTACCAAGAATATTAGTAATTGGAAAATATaggatattattaataaagaaagaaaaaggggaaaaaaaggttttaaagaaaaatatacatttatatgatttaattgaagtaTCAGAACCAATtataaattgtaattttaatgcAATGCCAAATATTATAGAGATAAAATATAGGGATAACTCATCAACAGGTggaagtggtggtggtggtggtggtggtggtgcagCCGCAGGTGGAGGAGGGGGTGCAATGACAGGAGGTGCAACATCAGCATCACAAGCATTACATAATCAATcacaaattaaatcatttataatACAATCACCAAGTAGAGagattgaaattattatagtAAAAACGTTAGCATTAACATCATGGTCAATTTCAAAAGGGTTCCCACAAGAGTATATAATGAgggtaaatttaaataacccACCCAACCGATACCCACAATTGAAATTCGATCATGATATTGGTATTGCCGATGGTAAAGGTATTGCAGAGTGTTATATAGCGCATTCACATTATTTCAATACCAAATCAACATTGGACTATCTTAGACATTTGGAAACACTTTATCAAAGTAGATACCCGGAATTGGACTTATCAGACATAGCGGGTATTGACGCAACCTCATCATTGGGATTCAATTTATACACTGGTATCATATGCTTACGTCATAATAGATTCATCAGATCGTTAAAGGCCAATTCAATACCACATATAAACGTAACGTCGGCCATTGGCGAAATGATGTTGACCAATAAAACCATCACCCAATTGGAGATCACCAATCTATTGACAGAGCAAAGTTTTACAccaattggtaattttttaaagaataatcCATTCACAAGTTTACAAATCCTAAAtctttcaaataatacaatGAATAATGAGTCGGTGGTGGGGTTATGCGACGGGTTGGCTAATTTCAATCATTCCCTATTGTCGTTGAATTTGTCGGGTTGTTCAATACCAACCAAGGGTGTGGCATTGTTGTTCAATTCCCTTCAAAAGAATTTCGGTATGTCATTGACATTGGAGGAATTGATTCTATCAGATAACAGATTTCAAGATGCTGGTAGTTCAGCTATGTCATCATGGTTGAATAAAACCAGAGGTTATAATAGATTGAAGAGATTAATCCTATCAAATTCTCAATTAAACATTGGTATGATAGCACCCTCATTGAAAGTACTAAGTTGTATAGAGTCATTGGATCTCTCAaagaattcaattaatattcaATCTTGTAGAACTCTATCGATGGATGGTTTGGAGGGTATCGAATCAAGGGAATTTAAAAACTTGAATCTTTCATCATGTGGTTTAGTCGGTGAATCAATTGCAACATTATTGGTTGCACTATCgagaaattcaaaattacaTAATCTaacattaaatttacaacGTAATGGTTTCGCTCAAAAAACAGCACTCATTCTAATTCAATTGCTACCACAATGTGCAAAATCATTCTTGACTGGTTTagatttatcttttaattcattcaATGCAAGACAACTTGCTGATATAGTTCAGTCGCTTATGGGTACATGTATTGAGAGTTTAGATATTGGTAATAACTATTTAGATTCTGATTTGGTTTTAAAAGTTGCAGAATTGGTTAAAGATAATGGTTTGGTTAAATTAGGAATTGGCCATCAAAGTAAACCATTGTCATCTGCATTGCATCCTCTATTATTGGCAGTCGGGTCAAGCAAAACCATGCAGGTATTGGATATAGTTGGTAATGAGCTAAATGATCATGGTGCTTGTATATTGGCCGATTGTTTACGTCATAATAAAACATTGAAACGTTTATATATCAATGGTAATAAATTCACTTATGTGGGTTGGATGTCATTATCATCAccttttattttctatagAAATACAACTTTACTTCATTTGGATTTACCAACTCTCTCTGATCCAATCCAATTGAGTGATTCCAATAGTACAATtttatcaccaattaaacGTGATCAAATGGAACGTGATACCTTCTCAAAAGTTAgacttcaattaattttaaataagaaTAAAGTACCACAAAGTAGTAGATTCGCTTATCTTCCAAATTATGATGAACCACCAACTTATGTCGCTCCAATTGCAACCGTACCTGAACATTTATTAGTCTATTGTACAATTTTACCATCTGCAATTGATCAAatggaaaaaattaatttaaatagtttaaatggtaatatctcaaatggaaataatagTATCAGAATCAATTTAGcaattggtggtaatggtacAGTTGGTCATTCTTCTTCAACAAATactggtagtggtggtggtggtggtaatattcgtccttcattatcatcaatcttttcaaaaccaattagtttaattaatgatatcagaggtggtggtggtagtagtgatACCATTAATTCTAATAACAATTCAAGAGTTTCAACACCATTATCTtggaatgaaaatgataattataatcgtaatgatgatgataaagaagaattaaaataa
- the rheb gene encoding Ras GTPase, whose amino-acid sequence MAPQKHRKICVMGSRAVGKSTITMQFVESHCPDSYHPTIENTYQKIIRHQGQEYSVEIIDTAGQDEYSILQKQYSIGIHGYILVYSVTSVSSLEVIKVLNDKILSSLGAEKIPRVLVGNKSDLDNERNISRDQGIQLANEWECAFVECSGKNNENVEEVFKQILNEVNKGSTGPEPPQKEGCILM is encoded by the exons atggCACCACAAAAACATAGAAAGATCTGTGTAATGGGATCAAGAGCAGTTggaaaatcaacaattacaatgCAATTTGTTGAAAGCCATTGTCCAGACTCATACCATCCAACTATTGAAAATacatatcaaaaaataattagacACCAAGGTCAAGAATATTCAGTTGAAATTATAGATACAGCTGGTCAA gatgaatattcaattttacaAAAGCAATATTCAATTGGTATTCATGGATATATTTTAGTTTATAGTGTTACATCAGTATCATCATTAGAAGttattaaagttttaaatgataagATCTTAAGTTCATTGGGAGCTGAAAAGATACCAAGAGTTTTAGTTGGAAATAAATCTGATTTAGATAATGAAAGAAATATATCAAGAGATCAAGGTATTCAATTAGCAAATGAATGGGAATGTGCATTTGTTGAATGCTCtggtaaaaataatgaaaatgttgaagaagtttttaaacaaattttaaatgaagtTAATAAAGGTTCAACAGGTCCTGAACCTCCACAAAAAGAAGGTTGTATTTTAATGTAA
- the fbxA gene encoding F-box-containing protein translates to MQYVNGNDISSQSIHEVLELAFSTKIPWTKLEYESSEKHIIHSYSSHERGIYLSKGVAEFNISPENMYELLLDISSRSKWDFHCREAHIIEEYDHLNHIIHLNFTNPLISNLDMNLYRSCKYDPQERLFVIAMRSIELEDGDVDQFECLPNGWVIQGLRGQKDKCKMTFVQQCDLRDIELQRIPGYKSFNSKERLEDFQFLTLFPATVSGRLAKIFESIELYISNNVKDIETKDIRISIMEKAEKEVNEMFGTTNPDYGWKIYLKKLDMEILIKKTTSGYYMIGKGSFSSRYSPELLADVLYQKNPFEWDTFYDKTKLVESINSSIREVEVHYRMWRNTITMRLLQSVKKGPGNFSSVHWRSICSPNYQVADGIEVHYLPTALLNYGLGDGSFTSFLAAIEVKGYPTPWEEEMVTKMFAARIISNQNSIINHVNKLTGGSEMIRELPVIPSVQHHCGDVGSHIGTPQVYNAMVENFADILLDEGNKDGNVVSSKNKRKRNKNNENKNNNNDNIIDEEIEQEEENIEKDQQQTQQQQTQKQQQQQQQQQKTQQQPQQQQQQPQEQQQNHSQLKKEIKPTRPSIRFTYLLSNSSSGQRPIAWYESKKQPFLFLVSDSSERKGKIQRKTYYFSNSGFDNLPEEVVQIIFSNLSAINIVNLSLVCKRFKMATDSPILWKNLYKSNPLFHKKTPKRKQIIHSNLSNDENKVNSNSGDSADGSSSQEEEEQQQQNQQQNQQQNQQQQQQQTFDLSNINLNDPISLLMVFTNGIIPQNLSPTEIINVGGIVSQIDLNDLSNVETLIQQLPHQVLSLIQMNTLDAKIQHLSMISGMPATIGQESPINKNSSDNPKPNAYNKRDNNSYIPDEEFINWKSHYTEKHKQSKRWVNMEPIRITPLKGHNRAIKAVKSEGNSAITVSTEKKIKFWNLNTGQCIGDYEGESGVLSVEYDHTQKSSCIWPLSDYTKVHIGHKNGTVTMVDFIEQPIEVIHTSRPTNLADGFDFTFPGKYLIWEHTIIHYWDVETSTLLWNELNAHTKKITQSKIVAQHELSNKGIVFTTSSDKSAKVWDLTNGTCINTLVGHSYAVNCIEPIGDYMALTGSTDKTLKLWDLRQASTFISSYSTKHTGPIRCISYQEKNGIVLSGSDDGSIIAFNLDNWNLSNISVVKKPIFNNVIGNIGTTTTTTTTTTTTTTTTTSTTNNTNVPEIPKINLGTFKDSKRLHNHESAVTCIESDEAGFISGSQNGLVLRWDF, encoded by the exons ATGCAATACGTTAATGGTAATGATATTTCAAGTCAAAGTATTCATGAAGTTTTAGAACTTGCATTTTCAACAAAAATCCCATGGACAAAATTAGAATATGAATCAAGTGAAAAACATATAATACATTCCTATTCATCACATGAAAGAGGTATTTATTTAAGTAAAGGTGTTGCagaatttaatatttcaccAGAAAATATGTATGAACTTTTATTGGATATTTCTTCAAGATCaaaa tgggATTTTCATTGTAGAGAAGCACATATTATTGAAGAATAtgatcatttaaatcatattattcatttaaattttacaaatCCATTAATTAGTAATTTGGATATGAATTTATATAGAAGTTGTAAGTATGATCCACAAGAGagattatttgtaattgctATGAGATCAATTGAATTGGAGGATGGTGATGTTGATCAATTTGAATGTTTACCAAATGGATGGGTAATTCAAGGTTTAAGAGGACAAAAAGATAAATGTAAGATGACATTCGTTCAACAATGTGATCTAAGAGATATAGAACTTCAACGTATTCCAGGTTATAAATCATTCAATAGTAAAGAGAGACTTGaggattttcaatttcttacATTGTTTCCTGCCACTGTAAGTGGTAGACTTGCAAAGATTTTCGAATCTATAGAACTATACATATCAAACAATGTGAAGGATATTGAAACCAAGGATATTCGTATCTCAATTATGGAAAAAGCAGAAAAGGAGGTAAATGAAATGTTTGGTACAACCAATCCAGACTATGGTtggaaaatttatttaaagaaattggatATGGAAATTCTAATTAAAAAGACAACCTCTGGTTACTATATGATTGGTAAGGGTAGTTTTTCTTCGAGGTATTCACCAGAGTTATTGGCTGATGTACTCTATCAGAAGAATCCTTTCGAATGGGATACTTTTTATGATAAAACTAAATTGGTTGAAAGTATCAATAGTTCAATCAGAGAGGTCGAGGTTCATTATAGAATGTGGAGAAATACAATCACCATGAGATTGCTACAATCCGTTAAAAAAGGACCTGGTAATTTCTCATCGGTACATTGGAGAAGTATTTGTTCTCCAAATTATCAAGTGGCTGATGGTATCGAAGTACATTATCTTCCTACTGCACTCTTAAACTATGGTTTAGGTGATGGTAGTTTCACAAGTTTCTTGGCGGCAATCGAGGTTAAAGGTTATCCAACTCCTTGGGAGGAAGAGATGGTAACTAAAATGTTTGCTGCTAGAATcatttcaaatcaaaatagTATCATAAATcatgtaaataaattaacagGTGGTTCAGAGATGATAAGAGAATTACCTGTTATTCCTTCAGTTCAACATCATTGTGGTGATGTTGGTTCTCATATTGGTACTCCTCAAGTCTATAATGCAATGGTCGAAAATTTTGCTGATATACTTTTAGATGAAGGTAATAAAGATGGAAATGTAGTttcttcaaaaaataaaagaaaaagaaataaaaataatgaaaataaaaataataataatgataatataattgatgaagaaattgaacAAGAGGaggaaaatattgaaaaagatcaacaacaaacccaacaacaacaaactcaaaaacaacaacaacaacaacaacaacaacaaaaaacacaacaacaaccacaacagcaacaacaacaaccacaagaacaacaacaaaatcactcacaactaaaaaaagaaatcaaaccTACAAGACCAAGTATTCGTTTTACCTATTTATTAAGTAACAGTAGTAGTGGACAACGTCCAATTGCTTGGTATGAATCAAAAAAACAACCATTCTTATTTTTGGTTAGTGATAGTAGTGAGAGAAAAGGAAAGATTCAAAGAAAGACTTATTATTTCTCAAATTCaggttttgataatttaccaGAGGAAGTGGttcaaattatattttcCAATTTATCGGCAATCAATATTGTCAACTTATCATTAGTTtgtaaaagatttaaaatggCAACTGATAGTCCAATTCTTTGGAAAAATCTTTATAAAAGTAATCCATTATTTCATAAAAAGACaccaaaaagaaaacaaatcATTCATTCAAATCTAagtaatgatgaaaataaagtaaattcaaattctggTGATTCTGCTGATGGTTCATCAAgccaagaagaagaagaacaacaacaacaaaatcaacaacaaaatcaacaacaaaatcaacaacaacaacaacaacaaacattTGAcctttcaaatattaatttaaatgatccaatatcattattaatggtATTTACAAATGGAATAATTCCTCAAAATTTATCACCAactgaaataataaatgttgGTGGAATAGTGTCTCAAATTGATTTGAATGATCTTTCAAACGTTGAAACTCTTATTCAACAATTACCTCATCAAGTTTTATCATTGATTCAAATGAATACACTTGATGCAAAGATTCAACATTTATCAATGATTAGTGGAATGCCAGCAACCATTGGTCAAGAATCACCAATCAATAAAAACTCTTCAGATAATCCAAAACCAAATGCATACAATAAAAGAGATAACAACTCTTATATTCCTGATGAAGAGTTTATTAATTGGAAATCACATTACACTGAAAAACATAAGCAATCAAAGAGATGGGTTAATATGGAACCAATTCGTATCACCCCTCTAAAGGGTCACAATAGGGCAATCAAAGCTGTAAAGAGTGAGGGTAATTCAGCTATCACCGTATCAACAGagaaaaaaatcaaattttggAATTTAAACACTGGTCAATGTATTGGAGACTACGAAGGTGAATCAGGTGTTCTCTCTGTAGAGTATGATCACACTCAAAAGTCATCTTGTATTTGGCCATTGTCAGATTATACCAAAGTCCACATTGGCCATAAGAATGGTACCGTCACTATGGTTGATTTCATTGAACAACCAATTGAAGTTATTCATACATCAAGACCAACCAATTTGGCTGATGGTTTCGATTTCACCTTTCCTGGTAAATATTTGATTTGGGAACACACAATCATTCACTATTGGGATGTTGAAACAAGTACACTCTTGTGGAATGAACTAAATGCTCACACAAAGAAAATCACTCAATCAAAGATTGTCGCACAACATGAACTTTCTAATAAAGGTATCGTATTCACAACTAGCTCTGATAAATCTGCAAAAGTTTGGGATTTAACAAATGGTACTTGTATAAATACTTTGGTTGGCCATTCATATGCCGTCAATTGTATTGAACCAATTGGTGACTATATGGCTTTGACAGGTTCCACTGATAAAACTCTTAAACTTTGGGATCTTAGACAAGCCTCAACATTTATATCTAGTTACTCTACTAAACACACTGGTCCAATTAGATGTATTTCCTATCAAGAAAAGAATGGTATTGTTTTAAGTGGTAGTGATGATGGTTCAATCATTGCATTTAACTTGGATAATTGGAATCTTTCAAATATCTCTGTTGTTAAAAAACCAATCTTTAATAATGTTATTGGTAATATTggtacaacaacaacaacaactactactaccactacaactacaactactactacttcaACTACAAATAATACTAATGTACCAGAGATTCCAAAGATTAATTTAGGTACTTTTAAGGATTCCAAAAGACTTCATAATCATGAATCTGCTGTAACTTGCATTGAATCTGATGAAGCTGGTTTTATTAGTGGATCACAAAATGGATTGGTTTTGAGATGGGACTTTTAA
- the lysA gene encoding TLDc domain-containing protein — MDGTNQFKQNSFQPIVSTCLDKKNKYKFSSLAVDLTGEHVAISSERSLFILNLPKDTQDDKISIIDEASSSSNNISKGFLSSHHSSSSSSTTTTTSSPTTTPCIFKKLKSNSKEIECDLLKWSTNKSESHLLVSSSLKDYSIYLWNVRDEKLIVKFSKSHIRHITSLSWNTQETNLIASASSDCMANIFDIRERTQGSGGISTNFKARSNLSQIAWNPNSSTMLATSNASEFNIWDIRKFGSPLSCVSAHIGSISNIEWSPKERNQLLTCGPTEKCVKVWDVTPPSNLLHRYNIDSTCNIARFLPFVNNDIIGSISSKGSYNDIQFRNAKCSEHPILSLSGGHKDTILNFDWRTTEVAGGEKQHYVTSIGKDNQFNMWRITNEMIDIFTKEDGPPKLVLPTNIRISQESQDLMNKMLSNELEESTDEEDISNLNKKSPFITGNNNNNNNNNNNNNNNNNNNNNNNNNNHKPLDLHQELGNIITEKFEYVTFEKLSLADRVCIANVDNRKFVVIILFPFLYPSAAPSFDIVFSDSTMAITDFKVKLKKKLDKLASQLKDKKKPYLYHLLALISSFYKSNKSHFPEITNLLDSPTIQKRIPKNVNNQPKKINLNSPYHEGTSGTPVTTHPLSGGTPLSPISLSSAVPPINSPSLSPMIGASNNNNNERLRSQSASTNLVSPSIDILLNGNNSNYNNNNNNNSGGFTPSGGNRTRSGSIGCKFAEPPNISNNNYIYQLYTVKEKDTLTGISLQFSMPRDVLIQANRLLHSEKLLKPGTQLWVYKKKNLNLNEEQIIEQPPSLITTSADSIDSLDINNSSSSVSSSSINGSGGIECLSPTNNSNNRGRALSGGSSLNVNDLFKPSKEEIKMAFDDGNNNNNNNNNNNNNNNNNNNNSNNDNDNNNNNNNNNNNSNNNSGNSISNNPITNNKPPIHIPFSATSRFERISKESIVKEKLVCFMRNQKVVGHLTLTPYQLIFQSIMEPGLIGKSVQLHAEYSHIISCKYLFDKSEWLAHFSKDWYKEQRYIKDKINKGINGSSVGGIGNDNNSKVKSKVKSKKEEEEHDAFIQKEISKLNLMEEEEEMTVTDEITGANKKVLIFPCIYAIIHKDNSIQTLFFRGSDPTSVHTCFSYLKQLIVDSKFSPQTSSPNLTGSFNSQQTVIAPLSINNNNNNTTTTTTTTTTTTTTVTTTGIKPTAPISINHWRNGSHNNIRSLVSSDSLASSFDETFSTTPKLLQDQTKYQFQEKILMTPEIYKKLRHYLPIRTQGSDIELLFNTTNDGVSFITFYKRIKTVEQSILLIQDENGYIFGAFLSDRVEPRKDVFFGSGETFLFKIYPDFDIFRWTKENDMFIYASHDYISIGGGSMFGLWMDNEFLHGYSGPSETFNNTVLSKENDFKPYVVEVWGIN, encoded by the exons atggATGGTACAAATCAGTTTAAACAAAATTCATTCCAACCAATTGTATCAACATGTTtagataaaaagaataaatataaattctcATCATTGGCAGTTGATTTAACAGGTGAACATGTTGCAATCTCAAGTGAGAGAAGTTTATTCATATTGAATTTACCAAAGGATACACAAGATGATAAAATCAGTATTATAGATGAAgcaagtagtagtagtaataatattagtaaaggttttttatcatcacatcattcatcatcatcatcatcgacaacaaccacaacatcatcaccaacaacaacaccatgtatttttaagaaattaaaatcaaattctaaAGAGATTGAAtgtgatttattaaaatggaGTACAAATAAATCTGAATCACATTTATtagtatcatcatcattaaaggATTATTCAATTTATCTTTGGAATGTTAGAGATGAGAAATTGATTGTTAAATTCTCTAAATCACATATTAGACATATTACATCACTCTCATGGAATACACAAGAGACCAATTTAATCGCTAGTGCAAGCTCTGATTGTATGGCAAATATTTTCGATATTAGAGAACGTACTCAAGGTAGTGGTGGAATTAGTACAAACTTTAAAGCAAGATCAAATTTATCTCAAATCGCTTGGAATCCAAATTCAAGTACAATGCTAGCAACTTCAAATGCTAgtgaatttaatatttgggaTATAaga aaatTTGGATCACCATTATCATGTGTTTCAGCACATATAggttcaatttcaaatattgaatgGAGTCCAAAGGAAAGAAATCAACTATTAACATGTGGCCCAACTGAAAAATGTGTAAAAGTTTGGGATGTAACACCTCCAAGTAATTTATTACATAGATATAATATAGATTCAACTTGTAATATCGCTAGATTCCTT ccatttgttaataatgatattattggttcaatttcatcaaagGGATCATATAATGATATTCAATTTAGGAATGCAAAATGTTCAGAGCATCCAATACTTTCATTATCAGGTGGACATAAAGATactatattaaattttgattggaGAACAACTGAAGTAGCAGGTGGTGAAAAACAACATTATGTAACATCAATTGGTAAAGATAATCAATTCAATATGTGGAGAATTACAAATGAAATGATTGATATCTTTACAAAGGAAGATGGTCCTCCAAAATTAGTATTACCAACTAATATTAGAATTTCTCAAGAATCACAAGatttaatgaataaaatgTTATCAAATGAATTAGAGGAAAGTACagatgaagaagatatttcaaatttaaataaaaaatcaccatttataactggtaataataataataataataataataataataataataataataataataataataataataataataataataataatcataaacCATTAGATTTACATCAAGAACTTGGTAATATAATTACAGAGAAATTTGAATATGTtacatttgaaaaattatcattagcAGATAGAGTTTGTATTGCAAATGTTGATAATAGAAAATTTGTAGTGATCATTTTATTCCCATTTTTATATCCATCAGCAGCACCATCATTTGATATTGTTTTTAGTGATTCAACAATGGCAATTACAGATTTTAAAGTTAAATTAAAGAAGAAATTGGATAAATTAGCAAGTCAATTaaaggataaaaaaaaaccgtaTCTTTATCACTTGTTGGCATTGATTTCATCattttataaatcaaataaatctcATTTCCCAGAGATCACCAATCTATTAGATTCACCAACCATTCAAAAGAGAATACCAAAGAATGTAAATAATCAACcaaagaaaatcaatttaaattcaccTTATCATGAAGGAACTAGTGGTACACCTGTTACAACTCATCCACTTAGTGGTGGTAcaccattatcaccaatttcattatcatctgcTGTACCTCCAATAAATAGTCCATCTTTATCACCAATGATTGGTgctagtaataataacaacaatgaGAGATTAAGATCTCAAAGTGCTTCAACAAATTTAGTTTCACCatcaattgatattttattaaatggaaataatagtaattataataataataataataataatagtggtggaTTTACACCAAGTGGCGGTAATAGAACGAGATCAGGTTCAATAGGTTGTAAATTTGCAGAACCcccaaatatttcaaataataattatatttatcaactttatactgtaaaagaaaaagatacaCTTACTGGTATTTCACTTCAATTCTCAATGCCAAGAGATGTTTTAATTCAAGCTAATAGATTATTACATTCTGAAAAATTACTTAAACCTGGTACACAATTATGGGTTTATAAGAAAAAgaatctaaatttaaatgaggAACAAATTATTGAACAACCACCATCCCTTATTACAACATCTGctgattcaattgattcattagatattaataatagtagtagtagtgttagtagtagtagtattaatggtagtggtggtatcGAATGTTTATCACCtactaataatagtaataatagagGAAGAGCTTTATCAGGTGGTTCATCCTTAAAtgtaaatgatttatttaaaccatcaaaagaagaaattaaaatggcatttgatgatggtaataataataacaacaataataataataataataataataataataacaataataataatagtaataatgataatgataataataataataataacaataataataataatagtaataataatagtggtaatagtATAAGTAATAAtccaattacaaataataaaccacCAATTCATATACCATTCTCAGCAACAAGTAGATTTGAAAGAATTAGTAAAGAAAGTATagttaaagaaaaattagTTTGTTTTATGAGAAATCAAAAAGTGGTTGGTCATCTTACACTTACACCATATCAATTAATCTTTCAATCAATAATGGAACCAGGTTTAATAGGTAAATCTGTTCAATTACATGCTGAATATTCACATATTATTAgttgtaaatatttattcgATAAATCGGAATGGTTAGCTCATTTTTCAAAAGATTGGTATAAAGAACAACGTtatattaaagataaaattaacaaaGGTATAAATGGTAGCTCAGTTGGTGGCATTggcaatgataataatagtaaagtAAAATCAAAggttaaaagtaaaaaagaagaagaggaacaTGATGCttttattcaaaaagaaatttcaaaattaaatttaatggaagaggaagaagaaatGACAGTTACAGATGAAATCACTGGAGCAAATAAAAAGGTTTTAATCTTTCCTTGTATTTATGCAATCATTCATAAAGATAACTCTATTCAAACTTTATTCTTCAGAGGTAGTGATCCTACAAGTGTTCATACTTGTTTCtcttatttaaaacaattgattGTTGATAGTAAATTTTCACCTCAAACCTCAAGTCCAAATTTAACAGGTTCTTTCAATAGTCAACAAACAGTTATTGCACCATTATcgattaataataataataataatactaccactactactactactactactaccaccaccaccactgtTACTACAACAGGTATAAAACCAACAGCACCCATTTCAATTAATCATTGGAGAAATGGTAgtcataataatattagatcCCTTGTATCTAGTGATTCATTAGCCTCCTCTTTTGATGAGACTTTctcaacaacaccaaaattattacaagATCAAACTAAATATCAATTCCAAgagaaaatattaatgacACCAGAAATCTATAAAAAACTTCGTCATTATCTTCCAATTCGTACTCAAGGCTCAGATATTGAATTACTCTTCAACACCACCAACGACGGTGTTTCTTTCATCACTTTTTATAAAAGAATCAAAACAGTTGAACAATCCATTCTTTTGATTCAAGATGAGAATGGATACATTTTTGGTGCATTTTTATCTGACCGTGTTGAACCTAGAAAAGATGTATTCTTTGGTAGTGGTGAAACTTTCTTATTCAAAATATATCCAGATTTCGATATCTTCCGATGGACAAAAGAGAATGACATGTTCATTTATGCAAGTCACGATTATATTtcaattggtggtggttcAATGTTTGGATTATGGATGGATAATGAATTCCTTCACGGTTATTCAGGTCCTTCCgaaacttttaataatacagTACTCTCAAAGGAAAATGATTTCAAACCTTATGTTGTTGAGGTTTGGGGTATTAATTAG